The following proteins come from a genomic window of Planctomycetota bacterium:
- a CDS encoding tetratricopeptide repeat protein — protein MWLEGITRRKLWHGRPRPCDCHVAPAQPRAAGPQRQRRTSIVMMAIVLVVTSLVVASPDGDRQFTFAVRLMQQGERKLAEDAWNEFVNKYANDPRVPDAHYYMALLARQRGDLKAADAQLGMVVNPLHVTPEAVGVLRGQIKLESGDAAGAVGILEKIDAAKLPDAESKASWAYLLGVAYRGVGNMTGAAKQFDLASEAGSRVRGMALIELGKARIALNQPPAAIEALTAAVQTPDLDADAAAEARSLAADLAYSQKQYAMAADLYQQIIAHNQSSAYFKSALIGMLRSHYAAGQDAELLRQYDAVQKLLPIDAQAQALYLVAASQVRLEKYADAMKSLTDFFNRGGRDSDLADEAAYLYAVCYFHTDLPGFEKWIATVEAQLPKMAHHDQLQYLRAQAAVQLNKPAEAARYLAPLIDQPDNVYARQSLLQRAGLYEQLSEPDKAAADYALYSQRYGQDPKATEAGRRAIDLAFAAGKFDQVAELAQAWLMQKNLDATEAAPVQLRLALCLIKLGRSDGAMATLDKLLADKPPAAIDALAHYYRGLLLAGRASAPEAGRPDTITPALDELKAALAGALPADQQVEASSLAARLHRMAGRDDQAIAQYEDLRKRHSAASFDTPTALWVAQGLKQRGEHEASLAWALAVLDRKEESPDALAEAMDLAGEAYQKLGKFDEAVNTFRQLIAYSHGYGDQARLGLAQCLSAQNKNDAAMDEYDGLISAPASAIAAAALYESAMLRRDHAAALEKAGDQVKADAEREEARKRLHRVVILYDLPELAPLPVRAMMALGRMEADGGERDKARKTFESITQRADKSAWQTAAQAELLLVDGKRGDALFLMRKMLKDAPGDSAAAYVRERLGQLGETP, from the coding sequence ATGTGGCTTGAAGGCATCACGAGACGGAAGCTGTGGCACGGCCGCCCCCGGCCGTGCGATTGTCATGTTGCACCCGCCCAGCCGAGGGCGGCTGGGCCACAGCGTCAGCGACGCACGTCGATCGTGATGATGGCGATTGTGCTCGTGGTGACTTCACTGGTTGTCGCCTCCCCCGACGGCGATCGCCAGTTCACCTTTGCCGTGCGGCTCATGCAGCAGGGCGAGCGGAAGCTGGCGGAGGATGCATGGAACGAGTTCGTCAACAAATACGCCAACGATCCGCGCGTGCCCGATGCGCATTACTACATGGCGCTATTGGCCCGGCAGCGCGGCGATCTGAAGGCGGCGGATGCGCAGCTCGGCATGGTCGTCAATCCCCTGCATGTCACGCCCGAAGCCGTCGGCGTCCTGCGCGGGCAGATCAAACTCGAGAGCGGCGACGCGGCGGGCGCGGTCGGCATCCTCGAAAAGATCGACGCGGCGAAACTGCCCGATGCCGAGTCGAAGGCGTCGTGGGCGTATCTGCTCGGCGTGGCTTATCGGGGCGTGGGGAACATGACCGGGGCGGCGAAGCAGTTCGACCTCGCGTCCGAAGCGGGGTCGCGCGTGCGGGGCATGGCGCTGATCGAACTCGGCAAGGCGCGCATCGCGCTCAATCAGCCCCCGGCGGCGATCGAGGCGCTGACCGCCGCCGTGCAGACGCCTGACCTTGACGCCGACGCCGCCGCGGAGGCGCGCAGTCTCGCCGCCGACCTGGCGTACAGCCAGAAGCAGTACGCCATGGCCGCGGACCTGTATCAGCAGATCATCGCGCACAACCAGAGCAGCGCGTATTTCAAGTCGGCGCTGATCGGCATGCTGCGCTCGCACTACGCGGCCGGTCAGGATGCGGAACTGCTGCGTCAATATGACGCGGTGCAGAAGCTCTTGCCGATCGATGCGCAGGCGCAGGCCCTGTATCTCGTCGCGGCTTCGCAGGTCCGGCTCGAAAAATACGCCGACGCCATGAAAAGTCTGACTGACTTCTTCAACCGCGGCGGGCGCGACAGCGATCTGGCGGACGAGGCGGCGTACCTCTATGCCGTGTGCTACTTCCACACCGATCTGCCCGGCTTCGAGAAATGGATCGCCACCGTGGAAGCGCAGCTTCCGAAGATGGCGCATCACGATCAACTTCAATATCTGCGGGCGCAGGCGGCGGTGCAGCTCAACAAGCCCGCCGAGGCGGCTCGCTATCTGGCGCCGCTGATCGATCAGCCCGACAACGTCTACGCCCGCCAGTCCCTCCTTCAGCGCGCCGGCTTGTACGAACAGCTCAGCGAACCCGACAAGGCCGCCGCCGATTACGCGCTTTATTCGCAGCGCTACGGGCAGGACCCCAAGGCGACGGAAGCCGGCCGCCGCGCGATCGATCTCGCCTTTGCAGCGGGCAAGTTCGATCAGGTCGCCGAGCTGGCGCAGGCCTGGCTCATGCAAAAGAATCTTGACGCCACCGAAGCCGCCCCCGTGCAGTTGCGACTCGCTCTGTGTCTCATCAAGCTCGGCCGCAGCGACGGCGCGATGGCGACGCTCGACAAACTCCTCGCCGACAAACCCCCCGCGGCGATCGACGCGCTGGCCCATTATTACCGCGGCCTCCTCCTCGCCGGCCGCGCTTCGGCGCCGGAGGCGGGTCGGCCCGACACGATCACCCCCGCGCTCGACGAACTCAAAGCCGCGCTCGCCGGGGCGCTGCCGGCCGATCAGCAGGTGGAGGCCTCCTCGCTCGCCGCGCGGCTGCACCGCATGGCCGGCCGGGATGATCAGGCGATCGCCCAGTACGAAGACCTCCGCAAGCGTCACTCCGCCGCAAGCTTCGATACGCCGACCGCGCTGTGGGTCGCGCAGGGACTCAAACAGCGCGGTGAACATGAAGCGTCGCTGGCGTGGGCGCTGGCGGTGCTCGATCGCAAGGAGGAGTCGCCCGATGCGCTGGCCGAGGCGATGGACCTCGCCGGCGAGGCGTATCAAAAGCTTGGCAAGTTCGACGAGGCCGTCAACACGTTTCGCCAGCTCATCGCCTATTCGCACGGCTACGGCGATCAGGCCCGGCTCGGCCTCGCTCAGTGCCTCTCCGCGCAGAACAAGAACGACGCCGCGATGGACGAATACGACGGGCTCATCAGCGCCCCGGCCAGCGCCATCGCCGCCGCCGCGCTGTACGAAAGCGCCATGCTTCGTCGCGATCACGCCGCCGCGCTGGAAAAGGCCGGCGACCAGGTCAAGGCCGACGCCGAGCGCGAGGAAGCCCGCAAGCGGCTCCATCGCGTGGTGATTCTTTACGACCTGCCCGAACTGGCCCCGTTGCCGGTGCGCGCGATGATGGCGCTGGGGCGCATGGAGGCCGACGGCGGCGAGCGCGACAAGGCCCGCAAGACGTTCGAGTCGATCACGCAGCGGGCGGACAAGTCCGCGTGGCAGACGGCCGCGCAGGCGGAGTTGCTTTTGGTGGACGGCAAACGTGGCGATGCGCTGTTTCTGATGCGTAAAATGCTCAAGGACGCGCCCGGCGATTCGGCCGCGGCGTACGTCCGCGAGCGTCTGGGTCAGCTCGGAGAAACGCCATGA